One genomic window of Haliotis asinina isolate JCU_RB_2024 chromosome 4, JCU_Hal_asi_v2, whole genome shotgun sequence includes the following:
- the LOC137282004 gene encoding uncharacterized protein, whose protein sequence is MALFRKIIPRSVIKRNSKGSLTSNSSTSLVSDDNIDWKIPQTDDSVCDIIDIFIDDIKYDDKRGALNSRFSLHRRRDRKLSRMKQGLLEMESEMKELQRMLARTEAEIKAVEGEAKEKLQELENVLKRVDVETEVEVKKKEPLLFKKYTNLKTSSECKALIRTVRQKHRALQHLELLIYRKYVKIQHGGISSPDKPKAKVYSLLPVKPVRLKPCKTFSGPKDLPEGVVYVEIEDLKSPDNRSLDLTAEDDDMPHTSYDVPLETEV, encoded by the exons ATGGCACTCTTCAGGAAGATAATACCGCGAAGCGTGATAAAACGAAACTCGAAAGGCAGTTTGACATCGAACAGCAGCACCTCTCTAGTGAGCGACGACAACATCGACTGGAAGATACCACAGACAGATGACAGCGTATGTGACATCATCGACATATTCATTGATGACATCAAATATGACGACAAAAGGGGAGCTCTGAACTCACGCTTTTCACTGCACAG GAGACGAGACCGGAAGTTATCCCGCATGAAACAAGGTCTGTTGGAAATGGAGTCAGAAATGAAGGAGTTACAGCGCATGCTCGCCAGAACGGAAGCGGAAATAAAGGCGGTTGAGGGTGAAGCGAAGGAGAAGCTGCAAGAGTTGGAAAACGTTCTAAAACGTG TTGATGTAGAGACGGAAGTCGAGGTGAAGAAGAAGGAACCATTATTGTTTAAGAAATACACCAATCTGAAAACATCATCAGAGTGTAAAGCTCTCATCCGAACTGTCCGTCAGAAACACAGAGCGTTGCAACATCTAGAACTGCTCATCTACCGGAAGTACGTCAAAATCCAACATGGCGGAATATCAAGTCCAGACAAGCCGAAGGCGAAGGTGTATTCCCTCCTTCCGGTAAAGCCAGTAAGGTTGAAACCATGCAAAACGTTTTCTGGACCCAAAGACCTTCCCGAGGGGGTGGTGTATGTTGAGATTGAGGACCTCAAAAGCCCTGATAACCGGAGTTTGGACCTGACAGCGGAAGATGACGACATGCCGCACACATCGTACGACGTGCCGCTCGAGACCGAGGTGTGA
- the LOC137282577 gene encoding ankyrin repeat domain-containing protein 34A-like, whose protein sequence is MANEEQGRYEIVSNSNDEDKNLFKVISYGKVQRLSSLLSKTEDLDVRDSCMRTPLIHAIFLSKDDVRAHVVRLLLRYGSDVNAQDAEGRTALMYACMEDGKVDSVRLLIRCKKCDPNIQDREGYTALMHAAVSGNTAGIRILTNHANTKNVLKINAVSKQGLSALELAVKLRLSDVCKVLVQEGCADTCVKDKSALFDILRDDSRTNTPFNQRFVTRHGFSPRAGGTPINPISMRASPFMRQNSDLHRRVLLSPSAELSSPIPGKVQNTSGIYQRLLNSPNAQFPVSPREMVTPGLANLDIIRKQPSSRRPLTPITPRNSALNENSPSPVNTLPQPTRLPSIPSGKRVHLENRADKSPREEC, encoded by the coding sequence ATGGCGAACGAGGAACAAGGTCGTTACGAAATTGTCTCAAATTCTAACGACGAAGACAAGAATCTCTTTAAAGTCATCTCGTACGGAAAAGTTCAAAGACTGAGCTCGTTGTTGTCCAAAACTGAGGACTTGGATGTTCGCGATTCGTGTATGAGAACACCCTTAATCCATGCTATTTTTCTTAGCAAGGATGACGTCAGAGCTCACGTGGTACGTTTGTTGTTGCGTTACGGAAGTGACGTCAATGCTCAAGATGCGGAGGGACGTACTGCGTTAATGTACGCCTGTATGGAGGATGGGAAGGTTGATTCTGTGAGACTTTTGATCAGGTGCAAGAAATGTGATCCCAATATACAGGACCGGGAAGGGTACACGGCACTGATGCACGCTGCAGTCAGTGGAAACACAGCCGGTATTCGAATACTCACAAACCACGCAAACACGAAAAACGTTCTTAAGATTAACGCTGTCAGCAAACAagggttatctgcccttgaacTGGCTGTAAAACTGAGATTAAGTGACGTGTGCAAAGTGTTAGTGCAGGAAGGATGTGCAGACACTTGCGTGAAGGATAAATCAGCGTTATTTGACATTTTGCGTGATGACTCGAGAACGAATACCCCATTTAACCAGCGATTTGTCACTCGACATGGGTTCTCACCACGGGCGGGTGGGACTCCGATTAACCCTATATCGATGAGAGCGTCGCCCTTCATGAGACAAAACAGCGATCTCCATCGACGAGTTCTATTGTCGCCTTCAGCCGAACTGAGTTCCCCGATCCCAGGGAAAGTCCAAAACACGAGCGGAATTTATCAGCGTTTGCTCAACTCTCCAAATGCTCAATTCCCAGTTTCTCCACGGGAAATGGTTACCCCTGGATTAGCCAATTTAGACATCATTCGCAAGCAGCCGTCTTCAAGGCGACCTTTGACTCCCATAACACCACGGAACTCTGCCTTGAATGAAAACAGCCCCTCCCCTGTCAACACGCTACCTCAACCCACTCGACTCCCAAGCATACCTAGCGGCAAGAGAGTACACCTGGAAAATAGAGCGGACAAATCCCCACGGGAGGAATGTTAA